The sequence below is a genomic window from Salicibibacter cibarius.
CCGGGCGTGAGTGCGGACAAAAAGATAGGCAAAGCGTAAAATAATGTCTTCACTATACAGATAGCGCCGGAAATTCACCTGATTAGCGCTCATGCCTTTTTATTTGTTGTGTGGGTGTGATCGATAATACAACCACCCTGCACTAGATTAAACCATCAGTTTCTCTCCCCAATAATTTTGACTATGGGTATTAGTTGAATCGTAAAAATTAAACCGCATGAAATCAAATTTAAGAACCTTGATTTCAATGCGGTTTATCTTCTTTGTGGGCTCTCCCTTGCAAGCATATTATTTTTGTTCAACTTCCCGGAAAGAGGAAATGAAAGACTCGGGGTTCTCAGTGATATAATAAGAACGAACGCCGCGAGACGTGTGTAAATAAAGAAACCCGACCTCATTTTCTTTATAACGGTAGGAAATGTCGAAAATTTCAGCGATCGGATAACTATCTCCGTCAATGTCGATCCGATCCCGATACAAATTCATATCGGTCTTATATTGCTCGGTATGTTTTTCAATGGCTCCGATTTTTTGTTCAATGTGCGTAATCGGTTGACTGTTCACCAGATGATTATCCATGAAGAATCCCTCCTGTTTCTCATTATAACCAGCAAACGGTCAAATTAAAAACGGTGTTTTTATATCGGTTTCCCGGCCTCCGGTTCCCGAAAATCTAACTTCCGTCCTTGCAGAGGGGTTTCAATCATGCTATAATCACATTACAAAGAGGTCCTGTAGTGTACGTATAACACTATTCGTTTTAAAGCCAACACTTTTTGATAGGGAGCCTGACGTTTCAACTGGAAGTAAAAGCCTTTTTTAGGGACTTACGGAAGGTTGAGCAGGGCACCCACCTGCGATTGCAGGCTTCAAAACTTGGTGATCATTACGGCACAACGGGGCTTCTTGATATTATGTAATCAATCAAAAAAAGGCTGTCCAATCATTATTGGCAGCCTTTTCCTGTTAGACTGAATCTTTGGCGATATTTTCGATATTCCCATCATGGTCCAATCGAAAATCGTTGGATCTCATGAAAGGCTCAGCATTGGTTTCATCCATAAATGTCATTTTCCGGGCACGGTTAATGACGGAGAGCAAAGACTGGTATTCTTGTTCCAGTTCTTCGTGTTTATAACGCCAAGCGTTCACTGCTGTTTGCAGTTGCTGATTTTCTTCTTCTAACTTCGTTACTTTCTCTTCGCCGTTATCGACGGCTCCCTGTTTGCTTTTCAATGTTTCCAAAAAGGCAATCACCTGCTCGAGTGACAAGTCTTCGTCGCTAAAGGTATTTGCTTTGTTGTCGGAAGTTGTCTCCATCGCGTTCGCCGTTTTCATTCCCAGCGTTTGTTGTACGGCGTTTGCGGCATCTCGCCGTTGAAAGTTTTTCCGGTCCCGTTTTGCGTCGCTTATTTTCCCTTCATAACGATCCCGTACAACTGCATTCCAGCGGAAGCCGCAGGCAGCAGCCGTGCGATTTAATATATCGCCGACTTCTTCAAACGCTTTTAACTGCGTGCTTCCTTCTCTTATGTGTTTTAATAC
It includes:
- a CDS encoding RsfA family transcriptional regulator; the protein is MTKVRQDAWSHEDDVLLAETVLKHIREGSTQLKAFEEVGDILNRTAAACGFRWNAVVRDRYEGKISDAKRDRKNFQRRDAANAVQQTLGMKTANAMETTSDNKANTFSDEDLSLEQVIAFLETLKSKQGAVDNGEEKVTKLEEENQQLQTAVNAWRYKHEELEQEYQSLLSVINRARKMTFMDETNAEPFMRSNDFRLDHDGNIENIAKDSV